A window of the Plasmodium vivax chromosome 12, whole genome shotgun sequence genome harbors these coding sequences:
- a CDS encoding ubiquitin carboxyl-terminal hydrolase, putative (encoded by transcript PVX_117435A): MLRNNVWVPIESNPEALYLYSCKLGQTKLAFQDIYGFDAELLDMIPQPVHAIILLYPLKEGMVTPNAATDGSAEQNIDNIWFIKQVVPNSCGTVALFHLYGNLKNKFELDKDSLLANFFDKVKDMSPEKRGQEFEVNKSIELLHHEFSGKSSGTGDDIDVDTHFIVFLEIDGRLVELDGRKDHPVIHCPTTPASFKYDTGSVIQKKFIEKCEDDNRFSALAVVSSDVV, encoded by the exons ATGCTACGCAACAACGTTTGGGTTCCCATCGAGTCCAACCCGGAGGCCCTCTACCTGTACTCCTGCAAACTTGGGCAGACAAAGTTGGCGTTTCAGGACATCTACGGGTTTGACGCGGAGCTATTAGATATG ATCCCGCAACCTGTGCATGCAATAATACTGTTGTACCCCCTGAAAGAAGGCATG GTCACCCCCAATGCTGCAACCGATGGAAGTGCTGAACAAAACATTGACAATATTTGGTTCATAAAACag gttgtTCCGAATTCTTGCGGAACGGTGGCCCTTTTCCACCTCTACGGAAATTTAAAGAATAAATTCGAGCTGG ACAAGGACTCCCTCTTGGCCAATTTTTTCGACAAGGTGAAGGACATGTCGCCCGAGAAACGAGGCCAG GAATTCGAAGTGAACAAGAGCATCGAACTGCTTCATCACGAATTTTCCGGAAAGTCCTCCGGCACGGGGGATGACATAGAC gTTGACACCCACTTCATCGTCTTTCTCGAAATTGACGGGAGGCTCGTCGAGCTG GACGGAAGGAAGGACCATCCCGTTATTCACTGCCCGACAACTCCGGCCAGTTTCAAATAC GACACGGGAAGtgtaatacaaaaaaagttCATAGAAAAGTGCGAAGATGACAACAGATTTTCAGCCCTAGCAGTTGTATCAAGTGACGTTGTGTAG
- a CDS encoding kelch domain-containing protein (encoded by transcript PVX_117450A): protein MEEGNSAHAGGAAAQNVGYWNEEKNVCLPRRTGAASVLYKNHIYLFGGYKSEKRLNDFYKYNIAENEWIKIESLNGPSKRENNPSFLFKDKMYILGGYQGNEIWLNDFYVYDLRREKWQVVNVKKESMRFAPPSLFGFALAVDELKGVLYLFGGYDGKSVHNKMYAFNLEEEKWIQTKQSGEIPSPRSCAIGHISDGYFYVFGGYNGEYGLNIFYQYHLETGIWTEMKYNMLQGGAANEAVEAVEAAEEADAAEENQVDETHLFGESPLGRISQRRKNQRQASPHDRAIPVARYFMGSFIHNKCIYILGGYNGLRCERLNDLYKFDLHKRIWYKIHTRNNFTNRSSMNTHFYKNVIYCIAGFDGKNSLSDVYALKLEEVHIEPSSLIEYYRMMVNNYRYADVIFLVQNKYIYGCSSIMLSRCPGFKALLHLGTSSVGSPSEIPLGEGQQHYTGRDFSPESDGTEKGEKIKNLRVIPIHDMDHDIFLIIVNYLYTDELSMLYSLDTYMHIVLAAYRYSIFRLMQLCERAISHHINEANVMDILILSYRICCKQLCTACIDFIINNKLLDEAKINRLTLEPYLLGEIYKKWIFN, encoded by the coding sequence ATGGAAGAAGGCAATTCAGCTCACGCAGGTGGGGCAGCAGCACAAAATGTAGGCTACTGGaatgaggagaaaaatgtaTGCCTGCCCAGACGTACCGGAGCCGCTTCCGTATTGTATAAAAACCACATATACCTATTTGGGGGGTACAAATCTGAAAAGAGGCTAAacgatttttacaaatataacATTGCAGAAAATGAGTGGATCAAAATCGAGTCCCTAAATGGGCCATCGAAGAGGGAAAATAacccctcctttttatttaaagataaaatgtatatactaGGAGGATACCAAGGAAACGAAATATGGCTGAATGATTTTTATGTATACGATTTGAGGAGAGAGAAGTGGCAAGTGGTtaatgtgaagaaggagagcaTGAGGTTTGCCCCCCCTTCCTTATTTGGATTCGCCCTAGCTGTGGATGAACTCAAAGGGGTGCTCTACCTATTTGGAGGATACGACGGAAAATCGGTGCATAACAAAATGTATGCCTTCAActtggaggaagaaaaatggatTCAGACGAAGCAGAGTGGAGAGATACCCAGTCCCCGATCCTGTGCCATAGGGCACATCTCCGACGGGTATTTCTACGTTTTCGGGGGGTACAACGGGGAGTACGGTTTGAACATTTTCTACCAGTACCATTTGGAGACGGGCATTTGGACGGAGATGAAGTATAACatgctgcaggggggggcggcaaatgaagcggtagaagcggtagaagcggcggaggaggCAGATGCCGCGGAAGAAAACCAAGTCGATGAGACCCACCTCTTCGGAGAGTCACCACTGGGCAGAATTTCacagaggagaaaaaaccAAAGGCAGGCATCCCCCCACGATAGAGCAATCCCCGTGGCGAGATACTTCATGGGGTCATTTATACacaataaatgtatatacattttgGGAGGGTACAACGGCCTAAGGTGTGAAAGGCTAAacgatttatataaatttgacCTGCACAAAAGAATCTGGTATAAAATACACACCCGTAATAATTTCACCAACAGGAGCAGCATGAAtacccatttttataaaaacgtcATTTACTGCATAGCAGGATTTGATGGGAAAAATTCCCTCAGCGATGTGTACGCTTTGAAATTGGAGGAGGTCCACATCGAGCCGTCTTCCCTCATCGAATACTACCGAATGATGGTTAACAATTACAGGTACGCagatgtcatttttttggtgcaGAATAAGTACATTTATGGCTGTTCTTCCATTATGCTTTCCAGGTGCCCAGGCTTTAAGGCgctcctccatttggggaCTTCCTCCGTGGGGTCACCAAGTGAAATACCCCTCGGAGAAGGGCAACAGCACTACACGGGGAGGGACTTCTCACCAGAGAGCGACGGaacagaaaaaggagagaaaataaaaaacctCAGAGTCATCCCAATTCATGATATGGATCACGACATCTTCCTAATAATTGTAAATTACCTCTACACAGATGAACTCTCCATGCTTTACTCCCTGGACACCTACATGCACATCGTCTTGGCCGCCTACCGATACAGCATCTTCAGACTCATGCAGCTCTGTGAGCGAGCCATCAGCCACCATATAAACGAGGCGAACGTTATGGACATCCTCATTTTGAGCTACCGAATTTGTTGCAAGCAGCTATGCACAGCTTGCATcgattttattattaacaatAAACTGTTGGACGAGGCGAAGATTAACCGGCTTACGTTGGAGCCCTACTTGCTGGGCGAGATTTACAAAAAGTGGATCTTCAACTGA
- a CDS encoding hypothetical protein, conserved (encoded by transcript PVX_117445A) has translation MSIKINKDESKRVHVWIRSAIGTPNRRQYKHKNIMYPYFRMYKSPYRARDSRTRQAFWPCVDKYPWHTHQKRWVKPEELNVKFFSEFVNKPPDKKNLFETCHTLPFNGVNCLFWNPVYLNSHKYFAKRSKVKKQADTAEEDTADEEKQAVDGGEHPGEGPPPMGGHANQKVIRINNFHYIVHSQAKNGLYFYLKCIRYSMRPFRGKIIGDLYMNERKIRSNISTNGIINGEWKYSFPHVKISEKFSDAALDDPVAGEESGGGVLAQLVIADKYTYRPPLPGCFSGP, from the coding sequence ATGTCAATCAAGATAAATAAAGATGAGAGCAAGCGGGTGCACGTGTGGATAAGGAGTGCCATCGGCACGCCGAACAGGAGGCAATacaagcataaaaatattatgtatcCCTATTTTCGCATGTACAAGTCACCATACAGAGCGCGTGACTCGCGGACTCGACAGGCATTCTGGCCATGCGTTGACAAGTACCCGTGGCACACCCATCAAAAGAGGTGGGTAAAGCCAGAAGAGCTAAATGTAAAATTCTTTTCCGAGTTTGTTAATAAGCCGCCGGACAAGAAGAACCTATTTGAGACGTGCCACACGCTGCCGTTCAATGGAGTCAACTGTCTTTTTTGGAACCCGGTTTATCTGAATAGCCATAAGTATTTTGCGAAACGTAgcaaggtgaagaagcaggcGGACACGGCGGAGGAGGACACAGCggatgaggagaagcaggcCGTGGATGGTGGGGAACACCCTGGAGAGGGGCCCCCCCCGATGGGCGGTCACGCAAACCAAAAGGTGATAAGGATCAACAACTTCCACTACATTGTGCACAGCCAGGCTAAAAACGGCCTCTATTTTTACCTCAAATGCATCCGCTACAGCATGAGGCCATtcaggggaaaaataattggAGATCTCTACATGAACGAAAGAAAGATCCGAAGCAACATCTCCACAAATGGGATAATAAATGGGGAGTGGAAATATTCCTTTCCGCATGTTAAGATAAGTGAAAAGTTTTCCGACGCCGCGTTGGATGACCCTGTCGCGGGGGAGGAGTCCGGGGGGGGGGTACTTGCCCAGTTGGTTATAGCGGATAAGTACACCTACCGGCCTCCCCTGCCCGGGTGTTTTAGCGGGCCATGA
- a CDS encoding hypothetical protein, conserved (encoded by transcript PVX_117440A), whose protein sequence is MAKSKNHTNHNQNRKAHKNGIKKPKKHKFMSRKGLDPKFFKNQRYCLKGILKKKKELKLKQKQEKKN, encoded by the exons ATGGCGAAGTCAAAGAATCACACGAATCATAACCAA aataggaaggcacacaaaaatggaattaaaaaaCCGAAGAAGCACAAGTTTATGTCTCGCAAAGGG TTGGACCccaaatttttcaaaaaccAAAGATACTGCTTAAAGGGAatcttaaaaaagaagaaggaattGAAATTGAAACAGAAgcaagaaaagaagaacTGA